A genomic segment from Streptomyces sp. NBC_00459 encodes:
- a CDS encoding GTP-binding protein — MDFKSSDTITGPRTEDRLPHSTQAAVKIVIVGGFGVGKTTMVGSVSEIRPLTTEETMTQAGIGVDDNYGSDSKTATTVAMDFGRISITDQLVLYLFGTPGQERFWFLWNGLFEGALGAVVLIDTRRLEVSFDVIGRLEERGVPFVIAVNSFPDAPRYPIEDLRSALDLAPEIPIVECDARRRASSRDTLMTLMRFLHSLELTKASV; from the coding sequence ATGGACTTCAAAAGCTCTGACACCATCACGGGTCCACGGACCGAGGACCGGCTGCCGCACAGCACCCAGGCCGCGGTGAAGATCGTGATCGTGGGCGGGTTCGGCGTCGGCAAGACGACCATGGTCGGTTCGGTCAGCGAGATCAGGCCGCTGACCACCGAAGAGACCATGACGCAGGCCGGCATCGGCGTCGACGACAACTACGGCTCCGACTCCAAGACCGCCACCACCGTGGCCATGGACTTCGGCCGCATCAGCATCACCGACCAACTGGTGCTGTACCTGTTCGGCACCCCGGGCCAGGAACGCTTCTGGTTCCTGTGGAACGGCCTGTTCGAAGGCGCCCTCGGTGCGGTCGTCCTGATCGACACCCGGCGCCTGGAAGTGAGCTTCGACGTCATAGGGCGACTGGAGGAACGGGGCGTGCCCTTCGTCATCGCCGTCAACTCCTTCCCGGACGCGCCCCGTTACCCGATCGAGGACCTGCGCTCGGCTCTCGACCTGGCCCCGGAGATCCCCATCGTGGAGTGCGACGCACGTCGCCGGGCCTCCAGCCGGGACACGCTCATGACGCTGATGCGGTTTCTGCACTCGCTGGAACTGACGAAGGCGTCTGTCTGA